Proteins encoded by one window of Kwoniella shivajii chromosome 8, complete sequence:
- a CDS encoding casein kinase II subunit alpha: protein MAAGRSVARVYPNVNEKLGRSWWDYDNLVVQWGIQDNYEIVRKVGRGKYSEVFESIHLPSNVKCIVKVLKPVKKKKIKREIKILQNLAGGPNVVGLLDVVRDSQSKTPSIVTEYVNNVEFKTLYPKFTDFDVRYYMFELLKALDFCHSKGIMHRDVKPHNVMIDHEKRTLRLIDWGLAEFYHPGTEYNVRVASRYFKGPELLVDFQEYDYSLDMWSLGCMFASMIFRKEPFFHGHDNADQLVKITKVLGTDELFIYLERYEIDLDSQFDDILGRYPRKPWSRFITSENQRYISNEAIDFLDKLLRYDHQERLTAQESQEHPYFGPVREAAARQ, encoded by the exons ATGGCAGCAGGCAGGAGTGTG GCCCGAGTTTACCCAAACGTCAATGAGAAGTTAGGAAGATCATGGTGGGACTATG ACAACTTGGTGGTCCAATGGGGTATTCAAGACAACTACGAAATCGTTCGTAAAGTGGGTCGAGGAAAATATTCAGAAGTGTTCGAATCAATCCACTTGCCATCAAACGTTAAATGCATAGTCAAAGTGTTAAAACCAgtaaaaaagaagaagattaagaGAGAGATTAAGATCTTACAAAACTTAGCTGGAGGTCCAAATGTCGTTGGATTGTTGGATGTAGTCAGAGATAGTCAAAGTAAAACACCAAGTATCGTCACTGAATATGtcaat AACGTCGAATTCAAAACACTCTATCCCAAATTCACCGATTTCGACGTACGATATTACATGTTCGAATTACTCAAAGCATTAGATTTCTGCCATTCAAAAGGTATAATGCACAGAGATGTCAAACCCCACAATGTAATGATTGATCATGAGAAGAGAACT CTTCGTCTTATTGATTGGGGATTAGCAGAATTCTACCATCCAGGAACAGAATATAACGTCCGAGTGGCTTCACGATACTTCAAAGGCCCAGAGTTACTGGTAGATTTCCAAGAATACGATTATAGTTTAGATATGTGGAGTTTGGGTTGTATGTTTGCGAGTATG ATATTCCGAAAAGAACCATTTTTCCATGGTCACGACAATGCTGATCAACTAGTGAAGATTACAAAAGTGTTGGGAACAGATGAATTGTTTATCTA TCTCGAACGATACGAAATTGATTTAGATTCACAGTTTGATGATATACTAGGAAGATATCCACGTAAACCCTGGTCAAGATTCATAACATcagaaaatcaaagatatatATCAAATGAAGCTATTGATTTCTTGGATAAATTACTGAGATATGATcatcaagagagattgacTGCTCAGGAAAGTCAAGAACATCCTTATTTCG GCCCCGTCCGAGAAGCCGCAGCTCGACAATGA
- a CDS encoding sorting nexin-3: MNQPQSQSQSQSQSQSQSHSQSQSQPYESNPYYQNQPQQYQSPSQAYQQGFTSPQQQTYQHQQYQQTPQQGYQTQAQPQSGSQSGSSPTVEFGQQSGWPQSPPVPNQQQQQGYFGQGGYNQQAQSPPVEVTHSPFVRTDSSARLTFSEMARMAGRPQTFDEMYAVPESFLEIEIRNPLTHGVGRKMYTDYEIVCMTNIPAFKLRHSVVRRRYSDFEAFRDVLERESTRVNIPPLPGKVFTNRFTDDIIEQRREGLQRFLEIVAGHPLLQTGSKVLCAFLQDPSWEKSQWV, from the exons ATGAACCAacctcaatcacaatcacaatcacaatcacaatcacaatcacagtcccactcacaatcacaatcacagcCATACGAATCCAATC CTTATTACCAGAACCAACCTCAGCAATACCAATCCCCTTCTCAAGCCTATCAACAAGGATTCACatcacctcaacaacaaacttatcaacatcagcaaTATCAACAAACACCTCAACAAGGATATCAAACTCAGGCTCAACCTCAATCGGGATCTCAATCGGGATCTTCACCAACGGTTGAATTCGGCCAACAATCAGGATGGCCCCAATCACCTCCCGTACCaaatcaacagcaacaacaaggtTATTTCGGTCAAGGTGGTTATAATCAACAAGCACAGAGTCCACCTG TCGAAGTGACACACTCTCCTTTCGTCCGAACAGACTCTTCAGCAAGGTTGACTTTCTCCGAAATGGCTAGAATGGCAGGTAGACCTCAAACTTTCGACGAAATGTATGCTGTACCTGAGAGTTTCTTAGAAATTGAGATTAGGAATCCTTTAACTCATGGTGTAGGCAGGAAGATGTATACCGATTATGAGATTGTTTGTATG ACAAACATCCCAGCATTCAAACTACGACATTCAGTTGTAAGGCGTAGATATTCAGATTTTGAAGCTTTCAGAGATGTCTTGGAGAGGGAAAGTACTAGAGTCAATATTCCACCATTACCTGGTAAA GTATTTACCAATCGATTTACAGATGATATAATCGAGCAACGTCGGGAAGGATTACAAAGATTTTTAGAGATCGTTGCTGGTCATCCATTACTTCAAACTGGATCTAAAGTTCTATGCGCTTTCCTGCAAGATCCTTCATGGGAGAAATCTCAATGGGTATAG
- a CDS encoding 6,7-dimethyl-8-ribityllumazine synthase, giving the protein MSDPTIKGLPPPPVKYDGSDFRIAIVHARWNDAIIKALVQGTINKLKEQGVKQENIVVKSVPGSFELPFATKQLIEAGKVQSSNAAPSMIASTTNLLSLIDNSSSSQSTPKPSSSGGSSASTAPFDAVVSIGCLIKGSTMHFEYICDAVSHGLMKIQLDTGTPVIFGVLTALTDDQALERAGLGRGEKGKGHNHGEDWGLAAVELAAQNRDWVKGVL; this is encoded by the exons ATGTCTGACCCAACGATCAAAGgacttcctccacctcctgtcAAATACGATGGATCAGATTTCCGAATTGCCATTGTTCACGCTAGATGGAACGATGCTATCATCAAAGCTCTCGTACAAGGAACAATCAATAAATTAAAAGAACAAGGTGTTAAACAAGAGAATATCGTAGTGAAAAGTGTACCTGGTAGTTTCGAATTACCTTTTGCTACCAAGCA ACTTATCGAAGCTGGAAAAGTACAATCTTCCAATGCAGCTCCATCAATGATAGCATCGACTACCAACTTGTTATCACTCATTGATAACAGTTCGTCATCTCAATCTACTcccaaaccatcttcttcgggGGGTTCATCAGCCTCCACAGCGCCTTTCGACGCTGTTGTTTCTATTGGTTGTTTGATCAAAGGGTCAACAATGCATTTCGAATATATTTGTGATGCCGTCAGTCATGGTTTGATGAAAATCCAACTCGATACTGGAACACCAGTTATCTTCGGTGTTTTGACAGCTTTAACTGATGATCAAGCTCTCGAAAGAGCTGGTTTAGgtagaggtgaaaaaggtaaagggcATA ACCACGGTGAAGATTGGGGTTTAGCAGCTGTCGAACTCGCTGCTCAAAACAGAGATTGGGTCAAGGGTGTACTTtag